gcaaactcaacgggctcctcgttagcgaactcgtctcccggctctacccaaacaagacaaacaagcaataaggacataatcaaccacgtgcaagctcaaacaataagatgcaataaTGACATGCTATGCggcatgcgatgcgggatgcaaaatgcaagatatgacaggaaatgcatgaacctggcctcaacttggaaaaccaagtatgccactagaaagaggggatgaaatcgcttgaaaacgatataaagatcattggaatcggagttacggtttggaaatggcaagcaattcaaggacttagtggaaatgctaagtccctgaaatcagcattaccaagtgcctcacttggcaagcttgtgctagtcaccacacacatcacaaaaatacatgggttgcacctctgaaaatatggcaaaactcttaacaaaacatatgtagagctcatgggcataacatgcacacaataatcatggcaaaaatgacaaatatctaaatggagtagcagatctgacaattatctcaagtattcctcttctaacagcattttagatatcaagatgaactcaaatgaaaatgatgcaatgtaatgaaatgatgtgctctctgagacgaacattttcatatgatatatgcccaaaacagagctacggatgagaAGTTACGATGTGATGAACAGGAGCAAATAATCTGCAGACTTAGAAATTAAAAGGGGGTCAACCCTTAGGGTTTCCTGTAGCAAGGTCAGATTTGGATCCCGGCGCACGGGAACCGAGGTCCGCCGGAGATCACGTCGGAGATGAAGAGGACGGCGGCCGACgaggtcggggtcgccggatccggccctcccgcggccggatctggccggaggcgagGCGCGGGGCACcgtggggaggcggcggccggcgagggctagCGACGGCGCAGCGGCCGGGGTCttcgacggcgaggtggcggcgccNNNNNNNNNNNNNNNNNNNNNNNNNNNNNNNNNNNNNNNNNNNNNNNNNNNNNNNNNNNNNNNNNNNNNNNNNNNNNNNNNNNNNNNNNNNNNNNNNNNNNNNNNNNNNNNNNNNNNNNNNNNNNNNNNNNNNNNNNNNNNNNNNNNNNNNNNNNNNNNNNNNNNNNNNNNNNNNNNNNNNNNNNNNNNNNNNNNNNNNNNNNNNNNNNNNNNNNNNNNNNNNNNNNNNNNNNNNNNNNNNNNNNNNNNNNNNNNNNNNNNNNNNNNNNNNNNNNNNNNNNNNNNNNNNNNNNNNNNNNNNNNNNNNNNNNNNNNNNNNNNNNNNNNNNNNNNNNNNNNNNNNNNNNNNNNNNNNNNNNNNNNNNNNNNNNNNNNNNNNNNNNNNNNNNNNNNNNNNNNNNNNNNNNNNNNNNNNNNNNNNNNNNNNNNNNNNNNNNNNNNNNNNNNNNNNNNNNNNNNNNNNNNNNNNNNNNNNNNNNNNNNNNNNNNNNNNNNNNNNNNNNNNNNNNNNNNNNNNttaaataggcatagagggagctaggagagtccaaatgaggtgcggttttcggccacgcgatcgtgatcgagcgctctagatgatggagagggttttggtgggttttggtccaaattggaggggtgttgggctgcaacacacacgaggccttttcggtccctcggttaaccgttggagcatcaaacgaagtccaaatggtacgaaacttgacacgcggtctaccggtagagaaccaaggccgcttggtaagTCTTGGTCCAatacagaaatgtttaatccccacacacgaaagaaaagtagaaatgaccaccggaggagaacggagcgccggaatgcaaaacgaacaacggggaaaatgctcaaatgcatgagatgaatacgtatgcaaatgcaatgcacatgatgacatgatataagatgcatgacaatgataataacacatggagacaaaaacccgaacccgagaaaataaaataacttaacaccggaaacggcaagagttggaatacatattgggaaagtcatatccggggtgttacaaggctgtagaaccgcgtgtagtcaccgccgtcgtcgttGCTGCCCCCGCCTACGCCTCTGCCGTCCCTACTgtatccctcccccggttggcgcggtgggttggacggtccgggggcgtcgtcgtcgtcgtcgctgtcgaggaccacgacgccgtgctcgtcctcgcgcccacgcttgcggacggcgatctcctccagggcccggcgctaccggaccatctcgtcgcggaggtagtcgtcccgcgcccaccgcagggcgtcctcgtcgAAGAAGCCGCGccaggctatctcctcgtactccgcggggaggccgggctccgacttgggctcgacgaggacaaAGCGGCCGGTGGGTGGGGAGGCATTGGCGCCGATGCAGACGCCGGAGCTGCCGGTGCGCGCGCTGACCGGCgtgccctggggctccggcttgacggggcggaggcagggcgagccgccggacaaggaggaggaccccccggtctccatgcgcctcggggtccaggagcttccccggcggcgtgagaaggaaggggggggcggagtactcgaggcgcggcgtgttgccgccctcgatgtactcgaggacggcctccaacgtgcgcccgggcacgccccaccaccgacgccggccggcggtgttgagcctgccggagggctcgacgccgttggtggcctcgagctgctcggcgtgtcgGCGGCGGAAttagggctcccagagcgggctgtcggggacgtaccgtggcccctccctcgccgcacgcggcagggacaagcggatgcgtgcgatctccgcacgccgcgccgcgccggtgggtatcgggggcaccggcactccgccggcgctgatcctccacgccccgggtacccgcatgtccggcgggaccggatactcggcctcgaaaaggaggcgaccctcgctctcgtgaagatggcggcggccgaatccgttcgccgccgcgccgtcgcctgggaagcgctcggccatgggtgctggagacggcgagagagaggagaaagaggaacgacgacggcgagagagaggcgagggaggaacgacgacggcgagagagaggcgagggaggaacgacgacggcgagagagAGTACGAGTCGCCGAGTGCTCTGGGGCGCgtcttatataggccgaggcgcggcccgtgcgcgagccgccgtgagtacgcgtggcgggcgagggagggcgagggacgcgcgtcatccggtcttcactgcgccgcccgtgaggcatcaatgacgcaggctgaccggcgcggcagctttggcattgattcgccgcgggaaacgaggtgatgaggacgacgaagggccaAGAAGAGGGTAGAGTCCCTGACACGGCGGGCCCGCGGCAGTTtcacgccaaaacagttcgccccggcgcccccgggggcgccccagcgcgccgggttcggcctggatccgccggcgctattttcggcccaagccgacgaaaatcgggctcctggggcgcgactgggccgattttcggTGCCGGCGCAAAAAAACGCCTGGGAAGGCCTTCCtggaggcgcggctggagatgccctcaatTAAACTGATTATATACCGTATTTACTATAAGACTAACTATTTATATATAACCCTTCTAATAATAATAACGAACACTAACATTGCACAGTTTCTTTCGTACGACGGTTTTCCGCTTAGGATCACCCTAAGAAAGAAAGCAGAGGAATCTTTGTGTTTTGTCTGACTGACAAGAATAAACCTGAtaaatacccgagtggaaatgcaaAAATGATGAAACAAGTGAAAACCGTTACAACCGGAAAGGCCTTATGATCATATGAGTGTAATGTGTGTAAAAAAGGACGCGAAAATAGATCGTTTATGTCTTTCTTTTCCCACTTGCAAGGCAACTAGGGTAAAGATTTCCTCCTCAATCTTTGTCGACGAGCCCGTGGACTAGCCTCCCCTCTGCGTGCCGCTCCTGTGGCCGGTGGCGGGTGGTGGGAGGGGAATCCTGGTGCCGCGGCTTTGACTAGTAGATAAATTAAGGTTCTGGTCCTCGCAGCGGCGCCGTACGGACGGATGACGATGTTTCTCCTTCGAGTCATTCTTTCGGACTCTGATCCTTCTCAGTTTCGTTGCCGGGGTGGAATAGACGGAGCGCTGGCCTAGATTCCTCTCAACTTCTCGGAGCGTCGAGGTTCATGGTCTCTCATCGTGTCATGTTCTATGGATCGATTTAAGGGTTTGACAGTGACAGCCGCGGCTCCAGAGAATTGGTTCTTAGGGACACGTTACACACGTACACGAAGACTTTTTGGTTGTCATCAATATGGCCGGGCTGGCTCTGGTATGGAAAGACGACGATGACGCGTCGACGACTCATTCTAGTGGCGACATTTGTCGTTCGGTGGTGTAGACCTCgacgtaatttttattatgtttgagatgtttTGGACTTCTGATAAACCTTTATAATAGATACAAGTCCCTttttgaaaaatgaaaaaaaaagacacTCACATCTTCAGAAGTAAATAAGTTGAATACATAAATCTTTAGAACAAGAGAAAGTAATGAATAATGAGGTTTTAACATGCTTCCTCTTACTTTTCCTTTTCACATAGAGGTAAGAGTATAAAATAGATTTTAATCATTGATTGCATTAAGTAATCGGTTTGATTAACTCTTACCTTCTTATCCTTTATGCGAAAAGAGAGGGTAAGTTTTATTAGGGCATCCTTAACCGTCTGGACCAAGCGTCTTTTTCCATCCAAAGTGATACCCATTAGTCCACGTAATGGTCTAGAAGTCCGTTTTTTCTTAAATCGAACGCAAACTAGGAGGCTTTAAGGGCATCCGAACCATTGCCATAAACATGTTTATTTTAGACTGATCGTAATGaaaagtatcatatactactatcatgcatagtgtatgatactacatctgtagtgtatagtatcatagagtagtataatAGACAGTCTCATTTATTGTCATACATGACACATAGTAATATAGATTTATTAcgatacggtatcataatatgatactcaaccaTCTCTTTCATCATTTAATTTTACGCAACCTTGTTAAAATTGTCTAGTTGGTTTACATGATACTACTAGATATAATACTCTTCATAGGGGTCAGCATTGGAAATACACTTGGCCGGAACTTTACGTGGATCGTACCCAAAGCATGTAGCAGGACCACACATACGGACACATACGGCAATGACCCTTCACAGTAGCAAACGCATCAACAGGCATTTCGCTGGGCGATATGCATCCCTGGAATACAAACCGTCTGTTTCGTATTTGGCGCTCAGGCCAACGAAACATGACCTGCAGGGTACGGAGTTTTGACGCTCCCCCAACAACCCCCGCCGCTTCCCGCGCCAGCCAGCCATATGCCTCTTCCCAGTCTAATTTCAACCATTGCCGAGCAATCATGTGGCATCACCGTCGCGTCGAATACCACCGGCGCGGTGAGAATGCGCCGAAAATCATCGGCCTGGCTAGTTTGCTTTGGCGGCGAGACCTCGGGGCGTGGTTCACCCGATCACACCGCCACCCTGCCCTGCCGCGCGACACCTACTTGCCCTGTGACTTCGATGCCTTCGCGCGCTCGCGCGGGACCAACAACAACCGCGACCGCCGGCCGATTGATTGTCCAGGCAGGCCGTCGCCGGCGCGGCGGCGCCACAGCCACCCACTCAGCTGACCTGCGAGGCAAAGTCGTGTCGCATCTCACACCCGCACGCATGTGCCGGATGCACGTTCAGTCCTTCACATCGCTGCGCCAAAGTCGTTAACCAGTGCATATCAGCATATATGAGTCCAAAATTAACACTCAGCCGCTGAAACTGGAGGAGCATACCACGTACGCACCTACTGTCCATGAACTTGACCGTGGACAACAGCAACGCGATAGACAGCAAACATAGCTGCAGGTGCATACACACCACGGCTTTGCCGGCTGGTCGATCGATAGCGCGAATGGGCCCTGACAATCAGACTAGAAAGGACAAGAAGTGGACAATGTACGGCGCTCTCCTCTCCGGCTCCGGGGAGACGTCTCTGCAAGTGCAACCGGCGACAACGACGAGATCGATACAAAACGGAGCCAAAACCAATGCTTGGCGTTTAGCCTTTTACGTTGGATGGATGCCGTTGCAGATTCCCTGCTGATCGAGCACGAACCATATGCAGATAAGCCCAACGACCGCAGCAGAGAGAACAtcatgcatgcacgcatgcatgcgttAGTATGAGATATCGGCCATGTTCTGGTTCTGCTTTGCTAGCTCCGGCCGGAAAGGAGGACGGAAGGTGCGTCGTGACGATCGAGCACATGTCACGTAGGACGCTGAGTCAGGATCCTGGGAAGGTACACAGAGAGGAAAAGGAACACACGTGGTCTACGTTTGCACCTGGTGTATGTGGATTGGTAGGTCATGAGTCTCGTGGCACACTTGGTGGCAAGAGAGAGACTCGTTCTTCGTCGCTGCCTAGATCGGTCCAGGGTTAGCGTACAGTGTCAACATGGTTTGCTAGTCTAACGAGCTACAGTACGACTGGTTAGCAGCACACAGTACCGTGAGCTCATTTCGCAGTGCCATGCATGATTTTTTTCTTGGTCGCCGTAGCATCTTTTACAAGAAAAATATTCATACAGCTGCAAAATTTTCCAGGTAATTAATCTGTAACTGTTCATTTTGCAGATCCTCAACACTGTAGAAAATTGACCCACTGGGCGCGTAGAACATCTAACAGTGTGAGAAAACGACCACGTCACGTATTTCACGACGGAAGCTCGGCCGATTCAAACGTGCACACAAGGAGGACAGGACATGAGCATGTGCTTTGGCCTCGTTCGCCTTGAGCGGAAGGGCAAACCCGAGCTACAGTCCCACAGACGACAACGGCCGTCTGCATGCAGATGCGCAACGCGACACGACGGTTGCCGTGGATCGCCGGACTCCTCCCGGCACCCGATCCCGCGAAACGGATTTGCAGAGCATTAATACGATGCATGGGCGCGcttgacctcgccgccgccgccgccggcggacaTTCCTCGGTCCGACCCCGTGCCGTGACGGGCGCAAAAAGGAGGACCGATCTGTGCCGTGAAGGATGCACCATCTGGATCCGGGCCGTCCGCCGTGGCGAGTCCGGCGGTACGGCATCCGCGCTGTTGTCGCTGCAGTGCCATGGCTTCGAGAACGGAGAGACCAGGCCACGTACGAACCCACTTACTACAAATACAAATGGAGGTTAATGGCTGCAGGTGCAAGATCAACGTCAAGGGGTTTAAAAATGGAGGAACGGCACATGCAAAGTTGGCCACGAGATGACACGGCGGGCGGCCGGTTTCGGCGAGCTCTTCGACTGGCCGAGCTCGTTGCGTTTGCTAGCACGGTAAATATGACGTGATCTGATGCTGAGAAAGAAGAAGCTGTGACACAAACGCTGCTCGTGGTAATTAAAGCCTCTTGTCTCCCCCCACCAGATTAGGCACCAAGTCAGTTTTGTAGACAAAGTACTCTACATGGCTAATTTAAATTCTACGTCTGCAGCATGCTTCCTCGATTCTGCGCGGCCGAAGCAAACCTGCCCTTTGGCACTCTAAAATACTAACCGAAGTGTTCAGACCAGTAGTTAAGTTCTGCTTCGCTCGAAGTAAAGTTATTGCTCTGATTCTGGAACTGCGAGCTTAATTGGACGGTCAAAATGTGTTTTCATCCTGCACTCATAGTTAATTAAGACATGCATGCACTAGAACTAACTTTAACCTCCTCGCTTCTATTTCCACTTCCACAGTGCTAATGCGGAAAAAAAAATCTTATGCGACCCGGGTCGCACGCTCTGCGTCGTGAGACCCCCTCATGATCATAGCACCTAAAAAAACTGATCTCAAAGCACATCTCCTTTCTTCCACCTCtggcctctctctcctctctctttctcttccgtcgagCAGCACTAGCACGAGCACGAACAACAGGCAGATCATGTCCAACCGCCGGCACCATCCCCATCAATTCTCCTCCGTCCCCGCCATTCTCTGCCGTGACATCTCCTTCTGCACGAGATAACACGGCGGGCGGCGGATTTCGCTGTGCTATTCGGCGGGTCGAACTCGTTACGTTTGCTAGCACGTTAAATATGACATGATCTTCTTTTTTTGACTAACGTAATATGATGTGATCTGATGCTGAGAGAGAAGAAGCTGTGCCACAAACGCTGCTCGCGGTAATTGAAGGCTCTGGCTTATTTCCCCCCACCAAATTAGGTACCAAGTCAGTTTTGCACAAGTACGGAGTATATCTAGTTTAAATTTTACGCCTGCAGCATGCTTCCTCGGTTCTGCACAGCCGAAGCGAACCTACCCTTTGCCACCCTAAAATAACCTAAGTGTTCAGACAAGTACGCTTAAAAAGTTACTAGTAGTAAGATCACGATTAGTTCTGCGTTTTGCTTCTGAATCTGGAAATGCGAGCTTAATTAATTGGACGGTCAAAAACGTGTTTTCATCCTTACTCATACTCTAGTTAATTAGACATGCATGCAGTAGAACCGACTTTAACCTCCTGCCTTCCACTTTCAGTGTAGTGGGGGGCTAGCTAAGCTTTGTAGAAAATAATACTGTATTCCCGCAAAAAATATAATAATACAGTATAATTCCAGTCTACGTCAAGCTCAATACTCGCGTGAACCTTTGACTCCCAAACCTGTCTGCCCCTTTTTCGCTCGCCCGTTTTAAACTCGCACACCCCACACGCACAATCACCGCAAAGAACCACGCGAACCGAACCCACGCACCATCAGCGAAGAGGAGAGGGGGCGGCCAAAGACAAGAGAAAACGCAGCCGCCGCCGGGAGGAGAGCGCAGCGTGGGAGCAAGGAGCGGCAGCCGGCAGGCAATGGGCAACAGCATCGGCGGCCGGCGCAAGGGCGCCAAGGTGATGCAGCTGGACGGCACCGCCTTCAGGGTGAAGCCGCCGGCGTACGCGGGCGCCGTGCTGCGCGACCACCCGGGCTTCCAGCTGCTCGAGTCGGAGCAGGTCAAGCTGctcggcgtccgcgcgcgcccgcTCGAGCAGGACGCGCTGCTCCGCCCGGGCCGGCTCTACTTCCTCGTCGCGCTGCCCCGCCCCACCGTGCCCCCGCGCCGCGCCTGGTCCGGCGCGCTCCACGTCGGCGCGCGCGAGAGGCTCGAGTCGCTCATGCTCACGCGCCGCTCCACCTCCGACCTCACCTTCCCGACCTCGGGCACCGCGCCGGCCTCCCCGATGTCCACCGCCTCCGAGGGCGGGCCGGTCCAGCTCAGGATGCGCCTGCCCAAGGCGCAGGTCGCCAAGCTTATGGGCGAGAGCCGGGACGCCGCCGAGGCGGCCGCTAAGATCATGCAGCTCTGCGCCGCCAACGGCGCTGTGACGCCGGAGCGGAGCCCGCGGTTCCTGCCGACGGCGGACTGGGGCACTGGTGGGTTCGCGCAGACGCCAGAGCGGAGCCCGCGGTTCGTGCCGACGCCGGACTGGGGCGCCGGCAGGTTCGCGCAAACCCCAGAGCGGAGTCCCAGGTTCGCCGTCACGCCCGAGTGGGGTGCCAGGTTCATGATGCCGACGACGCCGGAGAGGGGCGTAGAGACGGCGAAGACGCCGGATAGGTGGCCCGCTTTACCCCGCACGCCGGAGTATGCATCAGCGGACGTCAAGGCCAGCCGGAAGGAGGTAATGCACTGCTTCTTTCAAAGTTTTTTATTCAAAGTTATTATGGTCTGAATCAAATCACTGTATAGATTAGTCCTTTTGTATTGCTTTTCGCTCATCTGCATTTCAAAAAAAGTTTTGTGTGAAAGGGAAACAAaatgtttttttaacacagtacagacgcaagcgctcatagaaACACGCCAACACTCATCCTCTATGaacacacaccctacccctatgaacaCCTCCAAGAGACTAAGCCgatatatcatcttgagattttacaaagtcatCGTTGACGCCTCGTAGCCAACGAGAACGTCTCTTCCCACTAAacgtgcatcgccggaaatcctaaaataaatttaagATAAATGCGAGTATCTCATTGCCCGGTCAAACAAATAATGCGGAAACTTTCACCCAAAAAAATGTATTACAATATGGTTTATTTTGACCAACACAAATTATAAAATAATAAATTAAGAATGTATATAGTTTATGTA
This portion of the Triticum dicoccoides isolate Atlit2015 ecotype Zavitan chromosome 7A, WEW_v2.0, whole genome shotgun sequence genome encodes:
- the LOC119332329 gene encoding uncharacterized protein At1g66480-like; this encodes MGNSIGGRRKGAKVMQLDGTAFRVKPPAYAGAVLRDHPGFQLLESEQVKLLGVRARPLEQDALLRPGRLYFLVALPRPTVPPRRAWSGALHVGARERLESLMLTRRSTSDLTFPTSGTAPASPMSTASEGGPVQLRMRLPKAQVAKLMGESRDAAEAAAKIMQLCAANGAVTPERSPRFLPTADWGTGGFAQTPERSPRFVPTPDWGAGRFAQTPERSPRFAVTPEWGARFMMPTTPERGVETAKTPDRWPALPRTPEYASADVKASRKEKRTRFLALPDEIIA